One region of Esox lucius isolate fEsoLuc1 chromosome 17, fEsoLuc1.pri, whole genome shotgun sequence genomic DNA includes:
- the LOC105016827 gene encoding green-sensitive opsin-4 — protein MQNGTEGHNFYIPMSNRTGVVRSPYLYPQYYLAPKWQFYGLAFYMFILICIGFPINGLTLYVTATNKRLRQPLNFILVNLAAAGMIMVLFGFTITITSALYGYFVFGPLGCAIEGFMATLGGEVALWSLVVLAIERYIVVCKPMGSFTFTATHAGAGVAFTWIAAFACAGPPLFGWSRYIPEGMQCSCGPDYYTLAEGYNNESYVIYMFVCHFIIPVCLIGFTYGSLVLTVKAAAASQQDSESTQKAEREVTRMCVLMVGGFLIAWTPYASLAAYIFFNKGIAFTAQSMAVPAFFSKSSALFNPFIYVVMNKQFRGCMLSAVGIKGAEDETSVSASKTEVSSVGPA, from the exons ATGCAGAACGGCACAGAAGGACATAACTTCTACATTCCCATGTCCAACAGGACTGGGGTTGTAAGGAGTCCTTATCTATACCCTCAGTATTACCTGGCACCTAAATGGCAATTCTATGGTCTTGCTTTCTACATGTTCATTCTGATCTGCATTGGATTCCCCATCAACGGTCTGACCCTCTATGTCACAGCCACAAACAAGAGGCTCCGACAACCACTCAACTTCATCCTAGTCAACTTGGCCGCGGCTGGAATGATCATGGTCCTCTTTGGCTTCACCATCACCATCACATCAGCTCTATATGGCTACTTCGTTTTTGGGCCTTTAGGCTGTGCTATTGAGGGCTTCATGGCTACACTTGGGG GTGAGGTTGCCCTGTGGTCTCTGGTTGTGTTGGCTATTGAGAGATACATTGTGGTCTGTAAGCCCATGGGCAGCTTcaccttcactgccacccacgCTGGTGCTGGTGTTGCATTCACTTGGATTGCTGCTTTTGCTTGTGCTGGTCCTCCACTGTTTGGCTGGTCCAG GTACATCCCAGAGGGTATGCAGTGTTCATGTGGACCAGACTATTACACCTTGGCTGAAGGCTACAACAATGAATCCTATGTGATCTATATGTTTGTCTGCCACTTCATCATCCCAGTCTGTTTGATCGGTTTCACCTATGGAAGCCTTGTCCTCACTGTCAAGGCG GCTGCAGCTTCCCAGCAGGACTCAGAATCTACCCAGAAAGCAGAGAGGGAAGTCACTCGTATGTGTGTTCTTATGGTTGGTGGTTTCCTGATCGCCTGGACCCCCTATGCCAGCCTTGCTGCTTATATCTTCTTCAACAAAGGAATTGCCTTCACTGCCCAGTCCATGGCTGTCCCTGCCTTCTTTTCCAAGAGCTCAGCtttgttcaacccctttatCTATGTGGTTATGAATAAGCAG TTCCGTGGATGCATGCTGTCCGCTGTTGGGATAAAGGGAGCTGAAGATGAGACTTCTGTATCAGCGAGCAAAACAGAAGTGTCTTCTGTGGGTCCTGCATGA
- the LOC117592718 gene encoding green-sensitive opsin-4-like has protein sequence MQNGTEGHNFYIPMSNRTGVVRSPFLYPQYYLAPKWQYYGLAFYVFMLICLGFPINGLTLYVTATNKRLRQPLNFILVNLAAAGMIMVLFGFTITITSALNGYFVFGPMGCAVEGFMATLGGEVALWSLVVLAIERYIVVCKPMGSFTFTATHAGAGVAFTWIAAFACAGPPLFGWSRYIPEGMQCSCGPDYYTLAEGYNNESYVIYMFVCHFIIPVCLIGFTYGSLVLTVKAAAASQQDSESTQKAEREVTRMCVLMVGGFLIAWTPYASLAAYIFFNKGIAFTAQSMAVPAFFSKSSALYNPIIYVLMNKQFRGCMLAAVGMKSAEDETSVSASKTEVSSVGPA, from the exons ATGCAGAACGGCACAGAAGGACATAACTTCTACATCCCCATGTCCAACAGGACTGGGGTTGTAAGGAGTCCTTTTCTATACCCTCAGTATTACTTGGCGCCTAAATGGCAATACTATGGTCTTGCCTTCTACGTGTTCATGCTGATCTGCCTTGGATTCCCCATCAACGGTCTGACCCTCTATGTCACAGCCACAAACAAGAGGCTCCGACAACCGCTCAACTTCATCCTAGTCAACTTGGCCGCGGCTGGAATGATCATGGTCCTCTTTGGCTTCACCATCACCATCACATCAGCTCTAAATGGCTACTTTGTTTTTGGGCCAATGGGCTGTGCTGTTGAGGGCTTCATGGCTACACTTGGAG GTGAAGTTGCCCTGTGGTCTCTGGTTGTGCTGGCTATTGAGAGATACATTGTGGTCTGTAAGCCCATGGGCAGCTTcaccttcactgccacccacgCTGGTGCTGGTGTTGCATTCACTTGGATTGCTGCTTTTGCTTGTGCTGGTCCTCCACTGTTTGGCTGGTCCAG GTACATCCCAGAGGGTATGCAGTGTTCATGTGGACCAGACTATTACACCTTGGCTGAAGGCTACAACAATGAATCCTATGTGATCTATATGTTTGTCTGCCACTTCATCATCCCAGTCTGTTTGATCGGTTTCACCTATGGAAGCCTTGTCCTCACTGTCAAGGCG GCTGCAGCTTCCCAGCAGGACTCAGAATCTACCCAGAAAGCAGAGAGGGAAGTCACTCGTATGTGTGTTCTTATGGTTGGTGGTTTCCTGATCGCCTGGACCCCCTATGCCAGCCTTGCTGCTTATATCTTCTTCAACAAAGGAATTGCCTTCACTGCCCAGTCCATGGCTGTCCCTGCCTTCTTTTCCAAGAGCTCAGCTTTATACAACCCCATAATTTATGTACTGATGAATAAACAG TTCCGTGGATGCATGCTGGCCGCTGTAGGGATGAAGTCGGCAGAAGATGAGACTTCTGTCTCAGCGAGCAAGACGGAAGTGTCTTCTGTGGGCCCTGCGTAG